Proteins from one Aspergillus nidulans FGSC A4 chromosome VIII genomic window:
- a CDS encoding acyl-CoA synthetase (transcript_id=CADANIAT00002116): MSLDALPSLPLFLEAKKHALANPDKLAVIDTTKVQQFTFAQLLADAAALKKRILEELTLTSTGDLDERRIAFLVPNGYDYAVTQWAVWASGGICVPLCTSHPVKELLYTIGDSDPSLIIIHPAFEKFEAPLREGTADTPRLFMTLTPFTQSPSPPQLPEFSPVYYPERRALMIYTSGTTGKPKGAITTHKTITFQAQCLIQAWQYQPTDHLIHVLPLHHIHGIINGLTATLLAGATVEMYPKFDPATIWTRWTNKGSSTMFFAVPTIYSRLVDYFEAHIRGTEQETPAREGAAALRLLVSGSAALPTPIKTKFATITNQTLLERYGMTEIGMGLSCGLDVAQRIDGSVGWPLPGVQVRLTDKETGAVIEAADVDGMIEVKGDNVFSEYWRRPEATAKEFTADGWFKTGDVARRDERGAYYIQGRASVDIIKSGGYKISALEVERKLLALDEIAEVAIVGIADEEWGQRVAAVVKQRPGTEPLELQTLRTRLKQEMAPYKIPTVLKIVDGIERNAMGKVNKKDVVRKYWPELAE; the protein is encoded by the exons ATGTCGCTAGACGCgcttccctctcttcctcttttccttgaAGCGAAGAAGCATGCCCTGGCCAATCCAGATAAGCTGGCCGTTATCGATACGACCAAGGTCCAGCAGTTTACCTTTGCCCAGCTCCTCGCAGATGCCGCAGCACTCAAGAAACGGATTCTGGAGGAATTGACTCTTACCAGCACTGGAGACCTGGACGAACGGCGTATTGCTTTCCTAGTTCCTAATGGATACGACTACGCCGTCACGCAATGGGCCGTCTGGGCCAGCGGCGGCATCTGTGTACCCCTCT GCACTTCGCATCCGGTAAAGGAACTGTTATATACAATCGGCGACTCCGATCCCTCGCTTATCATCATCCACCCGGCGttcgagaaattcgaggCCCCTCTCCGTGAGGGCACCGCCGACACCCCACGCCTCTTCATGACCCTAACGCCCTTCACGCAAAGCCCGTCGCCTCCGCAACTGCCCGAATTCTCCCCAGTTTACTACCCAGAGCGCCGTGCGCTCATGATCTACACAAGCGGCACAACTGGCAAACCCAAGGGCGCAATCACCACTCATAAAACCATCACCTTCCAAGCGCAATGCCTCATCCAGGCATGGCAGTACCAGCCCACCGACCACCTCATCCATGTCCTCCCCCTTCACCACATCCACGGCATCATCAACGGCCTGACAGCCACCCTCCTCGCCGGCGCCACCGTTGAAATGTACCCGAAATTCGACCCCGCAACTATCTGGACTCGCTGGACAAACAAGGGCTCTTCAACCATGTTCTTCGCCGTTCCTACCATCTACTCCCGTCTCGTCGACTATTTCGAAGCACATATCCGTGGTACAGAGCAGGAAACACCCGCCCGCGAGGGCGCAGCAGCACTCCGCCTCCTTGTCTCTGGCTCTGCCGCCCTCCCGACCCCCATCAAGACCAAATTCGCCACCATCACGAACCAAACCCTCCTGGAGCGCTACGGCATGACAGAAATTGGCATGGGTCTCAGCTGCGGGCTCGATGTAGCGCAGCGCATTGACGGCAGTGTCGGCTGGCCCCTTCCCGGCGTCCAGGTCCGCCTCACAGACAAGGAAACAGGAGCCGTAATTGAGGCCGCAGACGTCGATGGCATGATCGAAGTGAAAGGCGACAACGTCTTCTCCGAGTACTGGCGACGGCCCGAGGCTACGGCCAAGGAGTTCACTGCGGACGGGTGGTTCAAGACCGGCGACGTTGCGCGACGGGATGAACGAGGCGCATACTACATCCAGGGCCGCGCCTCAGTTGATATCATCAAGTCCGGTGGGTACAAGATCTCTGCGCTGGAGGTAGAGCGTaagctgctggcgctggatgaGATCGCGGAAGTAGCTATTGTTGGGATTGCCGATGAGGAATGGGGTCAGCGTGTTGCTGCAGTTGTAAAGCAGAGGCCTGGT ACGGAACCACTAGAATTGCAAACCCTGCGCACACGCCTGAAGCAGGAGATGGCGCCGTATAAAATCCCCACCGTGCTGAAGATCGTCGACGGTATTGAGCGGAATGCCATGGGGAAAGTCAATAAGAAAGACGTCGTACGAAAATATTGGCCTGAGTTGGCCGAATAG
- the gel2 gene encoding 1,3-beta-glucanosyltransferase gel2 (transcript_id=CADANIAT00002120), giving the protein MIPTYGRILAAACALATTASAVTPIEVKGKDFVNSKTGDRFQILGVDYQPGGTNAVDGKSDPLSDREACLRDAALMQQLGVNTIRIYNLSPKLNHDECVSIFNAAGIYMILDVNSPLYPGYIDRTAPWTTYTKDYYTQVFGIIEAFKDYPNTLAFFAGNEVINEDSVEQVPQYIRAVQRDMKEYISKHLDREIPVGYSAADVRPILEDTLNYFMCEDEDYPNSSSDFFGLNSYSWCGDASYKSAGYDVLTEMMSEATIPVFFSEYGCNEVQPRKFTEVQAIYGEEMTQTFSGGLVYEYTQEENDYGLVKINNNDTVTLLVDFDNLQTQYAKLDMDRISASNASQTSVKPIKCSADLIKNGTFSSNFTLPAKPPGVQDLINNGYSKVDAGKLVDVESEEVSTTIYDHNGKEITGLKLTVLADGESNQPGSSSIGSSSNSGSDSDSGDDDNAAGIVAIPVGLATIAATLFGLVML; this is encoded by the exons ATGATCCCC ACATACGGTCGCATCCTCGCTGCAGCCTGCGCGCTCGCAACCACCGCAAGCGCAGTTACTCCTATTGAGGTCAAGGGAAAGGACTTTGTCAACAGCAAGACCGGTGATCGGTTCCAGATTCTCGGTGTTGA CTACCAGCCCGGTGGTACCAACGCCGTTGACGGCAAATCCGATCCTCTGTCTGATCGCGAAGCGTGTCTGCGTGATGCTGCCCTTATGCAGCAACTGGGTGTGAACACCATCCGTATTTACAACTTGTCGCCGAAACTCAACCACGATGAGTGTGTTTCTATTTTCAATGCCGCCGGTATTTACATGATTCTCGATGTCAACTCGCCTCTGTACCCTGGCTACATCGACCGTACGGCTCCCTGGACAACCTACACCAAGGACTATTACACTCAAGTCTTTGGTATTATCGAGGCGTTCAAGGACTACCCCAACACCCTTGCGTTCTTTGCTGGTAACGAGGTTATCAATGAGGACAGTGTTGAGCAGGTCCCTCAGTATATCCGC GCTGTCCAACGTGACATGAAAGAATACATCTCGAAGCACCTTGACCGCGAAATCCCTGTCGGTTACTCTGCTGCCGATGTCCGTCCCATCCTTGAGGACACCCTGAACTATTTCATgtgcgaggacgaggactACCCCAACTCCTCCTCTGACTTCTTTGGTCTGAACTCTTACTCGTGGTGCGGAGATGCGAGCTACAAGAGCGCCGGCTACGACGTTCTCACAGAGATGATGTCTGAAGCCACCATccctgtcttcttctccgagtACGGCTGCAATGAAGTTCAACCCCGTAAGTTCACCGAGGTTCAGGCCATCTATGGCGAAGAGATGACCCAGACTTTCTCCGGTGGTCTTGTCTACGAGTACACCCAGGAGGAGAACGACTACGGTCTCGTCAAGATTAACAACAACGACACCGTCACCCTCCTCGTCGACTTTGACAACCTGCAGACTCAGTACGCTAAGCTCGACATGGACCGCATTTCCGCCTCCAACGCCAGCCAGACCAGCGTCAAGCCCATCAAGTGCAGCGCCGACCTCATCAAGAACGGTACCTTCAGCTCCAACTTCACCCTCCCTGCCAAGCCCCCTGGTGTCCAGGACTTGATCAACAATGGCTACTCCAAGGTCGACGCCGGTAAGCTCGTTGACGTCGAGTCTGAGGAGGTTTCCACGACCATCTACGACCACAACGGCAAGGAAATTACCGGCCTCAAGCTGACTGTTCTTGCCGACGGTGAGTCTAACCAGCCCGGCTCCAGCTCTAttggctccagctccaatTCTGGCAGCGACTCGGACTCCGGCGATGATGACAATGCCGCCGGCATTGTCGCTATTCCTGTCGGCCTAGCTACTATTGCCGCTACCCTTTTTGGTTTGGTCATGCTATAG
- a CDS encoding uncharacterized protein (transcript_id=CADANIAT00002115): MAILSTLRRKTRLSSLTLLVKLLRAIIVSVVRFTIKTKPDPDLIEYIPSITISPSKKSETTITAPSPTHNIKVHIYNPPPAQSQPQPTTDKSNPSPVLITACGSGFIIPGLGLDTSYCRLISSKTFHTVIDVGYRLAPEHPFPCAIEDLVSVVHWVRSQPSRFDLNRISIGGFSAGGNLAASVAVNSFPPGTFWGLVLFYPVLDACTPPEMKVAPSEYGSEAGEDGNRGSGNGKKKPPLGGMGSVPTFMMNIMEKCYLVNVFAGAEPKEGSKSELELESDPNATGRNGEDVLKNPRISPAYADANRFPMRCLFVTAEYDCLAKEAEELAERIRVDGVGEERRKVIVHQVQGCGHQFDKNCRPGSERAEIRDEVYGMVVDLLRKV, from the coding sequence ATGGCAATCCTCAGCACCCTCCGACGCAAAACCCGTCTTTCCTCCCTAACACTCCTCGTGAAGCTTCTTCGGGCTATCATTGTTTCAGTCGTCCGTTTCACCATAAAGACAAAGCCGGACCCAGATCTCATCGAGTACATTCCATCAATCACCATCTCTCCCTCGAAAAAGTCTGAAACCACAATTACAGCTCCATCACCAACCCACAACATAAAGGTACACATCTACAACCCACCTCCAGCCCAATCACAACCGCAACCAACAACTGACAAATCCAACCCAAGCCCCGTCTTAATAACGGCCTGCGGGTCCGGCTTCATAATCCCAGGCCTAGGCCTCGACACATCATACTGCCGACTCATCTCAAGCAAAACCTTCCACACAGTGATAGACGTTGGGTACCGCCTCGCACCTGAGCACCCCTTCCCCTGCGCAATAGAGGACCTCGTCTCCGTGGTGCACTGGGTCCGTTCTCAGCCTAGCCGATTTGACCTCAACAGGATCTCAATTGGAGGGTTTAGTGCAGGAGGAAATCTTGCGGCGTCTGTTGCGGTGAATTCTTTCCCACCCGGCACTTTTTGGGGTCTTGTGTTATTTTATCCCGTTCTTGATGCATGTACACCTCCTGAGATGAAAGTGGCTCCTTCGGAATACGGATCCgaggcgggagaggatgGAAATAGGGGTTCGGGAAATGGTAAAAAAAAGCCGCCGTTGGGCGGAATGGGCTCTGTCCCAACATTCATGATGAATATCATGGAGAAGTGTTATCTGGTGAACGTATTTGCGGGCGCAGAACCAAAAGAGGGCTCAAAGTCggagctggagttggagtCGGATCCCAACGCCACCGGGAGGAATGGTGAGGACGTCTTAAAGAATCCTAGGATCTCGCCAGCTTACGCAGATGCCAACCGCTTTCCGATGCGGTGTCTCTTTGTGACAGCCGAGTATGACTGTTTGGCtaaagaggctgaggagctcGCCGAGAGGATCAGGGTTGATGGCGTGGGCGAGGAAAGACGCAAGGTTATTGTTCATCAAGTGCAGGGCTGTGGGCATCAGTTTGACAAGAATTGCAGACCGGGTAGTGAGAGAGCGGAAATCAGAGATGAGGTGTATGGGATGGTTGTGGATCTTCTGAGGAAGGTTTGA
- a CDS encoding TOM complex receptor protein TOM20 (transcript_id=CADANIAT00002119) codes for MKTSTLAVASAGTIITGLLAYAVYFDHKRQTDPEFRKALKRNNRRLARAVKEEAEAQGAQQRENIKKALQQAKEEGFPTDLEEKEAYFMGQVAKGEGLCSDGANKIDAALAFYKALKVYPQPKDLISIYDKTVPKEVLEILAEMVAMDPALKLGTFTGESGGADHHGVE; via the exons ATGAAGACCTCAACGTTGGCCGTCGCCTCTGCCGGCACCATCATCACCGGCCTTTTGG CCTACGCCGTGTATTTTGACCACAAGAGACAGACCGACCCCGAATTCCGAAAAGCATTGAAGCGCAACAACCGACGACTGGCACGCGCTGTCAAGGAGGAGGCcgaagctcaaggagccCAGCAACGCGAGAACATCAAGAAGGCTCTGCAGCAGGCGAAGGAAGAGGGATTCCCCACGGATctcgaggagaaggaggcgtACTTCATGGGTCAAGTCGCCAAGGGCGAGGGCCTCTGCTCTGACG GCGCAAACAAAATTGATGCCGCGTTGGCCTTCTACAAGGCACTCAAGGTCTATCCTCAGCCCAAGGATTTGATCTCCATATATGACAAGACCGTCCCCAAGGAGGTGCTCGAGATTCTGGCCGAAATGGTCGCCATGGATCCGGCCCTGAAGCTCGGCACTTTCACCGGCGAAAGTGGCGGTGCTGACCACCACGGTGTCGAATAG
- a CDS encoding putative ABC transporter (transcript_id=CADANIAT00002117) — MLRLPPLRTRLVRPCSVPSVVRALSSSSSSSPPPPLVRIENATFYENYPTPEDEAKGANPPLFPNLNFLLPSQPGKEGHQHWAIIGSPCRTQFLNVLRGQYICIPPTGRSYPYLLTDNIAQKDTRLRDPANAIQYIGFSGEGSGAIGGTRGAYLSARYESLREETDWTVQQYLKGQTSLNPLEEEKDGTVRDEDLFFRVVKDLRLGDLLDMPVANLSNGQTRRTRIAKALLGKPELLLLDDPFMGLDPATVRSISELLHRLANKSDPRLVLSLRPQDPIPDWITHLLVTGHSNRVLLQATRAEAQKHFVVWAKKTGNSRRINANERAIAAKVQGDIQAGYLDKQLVFDLQLVPSSEENPVQFQMPPDGEALIEMGGVRVQYGDKVVLGGWSQNIRKKPQEGLHWTVRRGQRWVILGPNGCGKTTLLSLITSDHPQTYAQPIKLFGRSRLPEPGKPPISLFELQSRIGHSSPEIHAFFPRQLTVRQAIESAFAETFLSKPALDHDRDLDVSAALRFFRPELDPNFKASLKEGPPSVWLNRQNFPETSKTFKGRTFEPEYDVEYADTLTFGQLSTPQQRLVLFLRALIHKPDIVILDEPFSGMSSSVRDKCIHFLEVGERNAVSTATRRAGGKNPWTVAVTGDEGDKDVRFQRNILAEKRHFGLTDQQALIMISHLREEIPDFVRHYIRLPSAQNDDATGLDFRFGYLKGKNALRQPPVWDLAWTHKDKFESMGARRNFRRAPDSNETDEDVYEYWSI; from the exons ATGCTGCGATTACCGCCGCTGCGGACAAGGCTCGTTCGTCCCTGCAGCGTCCCATCCGTCGTTCGTGCACtatcgtcctcctcgtcgtcgtcgccgccgccgccgctggtTCGCATTGAAAACGCCACATTCTACGAAAACTATCCGACCCcagaagatgaagccaaGGGCGCGAACCCACCGTTATTCCCGAACCTAAATTTCCTCCTTCCATCTCAgccaggcaaagaaggccATCAGCATTGGGCTATCATTGGGTCCCCTTGCCGGACGCAGTTCCTCAACGTGCTTCGCGGCCAGTACATCTGTATCCCACCCACTGGACGCAGCTATCCGTACCTCCTCACAGACAACATTGCGCAGAAGGACACTCGGTTACGGGACCCCGCCAATGCGATTCAGTATATTGGTTTTAGTGGCGAGGGCTCGGGGGCGATTGGCGGCACGCGCGGTGCATACCTGAGTGCTCGGTATGAGAGTTTGCGGGAGGAGACCGACTGGACCGTCCAGCAATACCTGAAGGGCCAAACGTCGCTCAACccgttggaggaagaaaaagacggCACTGTTCGTGATGAGGACCTTTTTTTCCGAGTTGTCAAGGATTTGCGCCTGGGGGATCTGCTAGACATGCCCGTCGCAAACTTGAGCAATGGTCAAACAAGACGGACGCGCATCGCAAAGGCTCTGCTCGGCAAGCCGgagcttctgctgctcgacGACCCCTTCA TGGGCCTTGATCCAGCTACTGTTCGAAGCATATCGGAGCTCCTCCACCGGCTAGCGAACAAGTCGGATCCTCGACTGGTGCTGTCTTTACGACCGCAGGATCCAATCCCAGATTGGATCACTCATCTTCTCGTCACCGGACATTCAAACCGAGTACTTTTGCAGGCGACGCGGGCTGAGGCCCAAAAGCACTTCGTTGTATGGGCCAAAAAGACCGGGAACAGCAGGAGAATAAATGCTAATGAGCGGGCGATCGCTGCAAAAGTTCAAGGCGACATTCAGGCAGGCTACCTCGACAAGCAGCTCGTCTTTGATTTGCAACTAGTGCCCTCATCGGAAGAGAACCCGGTACAGTTCCAGATGCCCCCCGACGGCGAGGCGCTCATTGAGATGGGTGGAGTGCGTGTGCAATATGGGGACAAGGTCGTGCTGGGAGGCTGGTCTCAGAATATCAGGAAGAAACCTCAAGAGGGCTTGCACTGGACTGTCCGCCGCGGTCAACGCTGGGTGATTCTCGGCCCCAACGGCTGCGGCAAGACTACTCTCCTCTCCCTTATCACCTCCGACCACCCACAAACTTACGCCCAACCCATCAAGCTCTTCGGTCGCTCCCGCCTCCCTGAACCTGGGAAGCCGCCAATCTCCCTCTTCGAGCTCCAATCCCGCATCGGccattcttctcctgaaaTTCACGCCTTCTTCCCCCGCCAGCTCACAGTCCGCCAGGCGATTGAATCTGCTTTTGCAGAAACCTTCCTCTCTAAACCAGCCCTCGATCACGATCGGGATCTCGACGTCTCTGCCGctctccgcttcttcaggcCAGAACTTGACCCTAATTTCAAGGCTAGCCTGAAAGAGGGACCCCCCAGCGTCTGGCTTAACCGCCAAAACTTTCCCGAAACCAGCAAGACTTTCAAAGGCCGTACTTTCGAACCAGAATATGACGTCGAGTACGCAGACACCCTGACTTTTGGTCAGCTCTCCACCCCGCAGCAacgcctcgtcctcttccttcgtGCCCTCATTCATAAGCCAGACATCGTCATCCTTGACGAACCATTCTCCGGCATGTCTTCCTCGGTACGCGACAAGTGCATTCACTTCCTAGAAGTCGGCGAGCGGAACGCCGTTTCAACGGCTACTAGACGCGCCGGCGGTAAAAACCCCTGGACTGTTGCCGTCACGGGTGACGAGGGCGACAAAGATGTCCGTTTTCAGAGAAACATTCTCGCTGAAAAGCGACACTTCGGCCTTACGGACCAGCAAGCGCTTATAATGATCAGCCACTTGCGCGAAGAAATCCCTGATTTCGTCCGGCACTATATCCGCCTGCCCTCCGCGCAAAATGACGACGCCACAGGGTTGGACTTCAGGTTCGGTTATCTCAAAGGGAAAAACGCGCTGCGTCAACCGCCTGTTTGGGACCTGGCTTGGACGCATAAGGACAAATTTGAATCAATGGGCGCGAGGAGGAATTTCAGGCGGGCGCCGGACTCGAATGAgactgatgaagatgtgTATGAATATTGGTCTATTTGA
- a CDS encoding putative histidine acid phosphatase (transcript_id=CADANIAT00002114) has protein sequence MKQTLIWLISLASTGYAASFDPLEHLGASSPWFAGPNVNKISSDIPDGCSVDQAVYVVRHGSRYPDPGAYEEWQALHEAIQSATFRASGSLEFLPDWKPVLSHPEEQIAQVSITGYKELYNLGADLRFRYPTFYKDNTPFLLWANQYQRTVDSARSDKTRLFVRGYLGPNSSYADIYAIDADAVGAAGNSLATSDQCPLFKDASGGDYATTWDSIYLPPITKRLNKLIRGNLTLTDSQVSIFPYLCGFETQITGSTSPFCDVFTKKEILQYEYRQDLRYYYGTGAGAGKNMTVQFPVLQGIVNLLKEGPNATTETSSGSEKLPPLIVAFTHDNQINELASILGVFDNQEPLSAQRIDRDRIFVSSRTSPMRATIAFERLNCKARKGNSVNVRILLNDAVYPVPSCRSGPGQSCPVDEYAKYVAKKKRKYGSYASVCGLSEDELTTIGEDESVTFFKNLTLPFLNIVKP, from the exons ATGAAACAGACGCTCATCTGGCTGATAAGTCTAGCTTCTACGGGATATGCTGCCTCGTTTGACCCGTTGGAACATCTGGGTGCTAGTTCTCCGTGGTTTGCTG GTCCGAATGTGAACAAAATATCCTCTGATATCCCTGATGGCTGCTCGGTCGACCAAGCCGTTTATGTCGTTCGCCACGGTAGCAGATATCCTGACCCTGGTGCCTATGAGGAGTGGCAGGCTTTGCATGAAGCG ATCCAATCGGCCACTTTCCGTGCCTCTGGGTCTTTGGAGTTCCTCCCCGACTGGAAGCCTGTTCTGAGTCACCCAGAAGAGCAAATCGCTCAGGTGTCTATAACAGGCTACAAGGAATT GTATAATCTTGGAGCCGATCTGCGATTCCGGTATCCAACATTCTACAAAGACAACACTCCGTTCTTGCTTTGGGCAAACCAGTACCAACGGACAGTCGATTCTGCTAG ATCTGACAAGACCAGGCTATTCGTCCGTGGTTACCTAGGGCCCAATTCATCTTATGCCGACATTTACGCGATCGATGCAGACGCCGTCGGTGCAGCAGGTAACTCCCTGGCGACTTCAGATCAATGCCCACTTTTCAAAGATGCTAGTGGAGGAGACTACGCCACTACCTGGGATTCGATCTATCTTCCTCCCATCACGAAGAGGTTGAACAAGTTGATCCGCGGCAACCTCACTCTCACTGACAGCCaggtctccatcttcccgTACTTGTGCGGGTTCGAGACACAGATCACTGGGAGCACAAGCCCGTTCTGCGACGTCTTTacgaagaaggagattctACAGTACGAGTATCGTCAGGATCTGCGCTACTACTACGGCACGG GTGCGGGTGCCGGCAAGAATATGACCGTCCAGTTCCCAGTTCTACAGGGCATTGTAAATCTTCTTAAGGAAGGCCCTAACGCCACCACAGAGACGAGCAGTGGCTCAGAGAAGCTTCCACCTCTCATTGTGGCTTTCACCCACGACAACCAGATCAACGAGCTAGCGTCTATCCTTGGCGTCTTCGACAACCAAGAACCGCTCTCCGCGCAGCGAATCGATAGAGATAGA ATTTTCGTTAGTAGCCGCACATCGCCCATGAGGGCGACAATCGCTTTCGAGCGTCTGAACTGCAAGGCCCGCAAGGGCAATTCAGTCAACGTGCGTATTCTGCTCAATGATGCTGTTTACC CTGTGCCTTCCTGTCGGTCCGGACCAGGTCAAAGCTGCCCTGTTGACGAATACGCCAAGTATGTCGCCAAAAAAAAGCGCAAGTATGGCTCATATGCGTCTGTTTGTGGGCTTTCGGAGGACGAGTTGACGACCATTGGTGAGGACGAATCTGTCACTTTCTTCAAGAATCTGACGTTGCCTTTTTTGAATATTGTTAAGCCATGA
- a CDS encoding exocyst subunit EXO84 (transcript_id=CADANIAT00002118), whose amino-acid sequence MDGRGLTLRSKNRRPRPQISAPKPISGPLPQNHQPAASGSGTASSGSGSRDYASSNHATSDLVKRRYSTRFNQVPDFDGAPPVPSVPQVPSAYAGLGPPQPSRKQSAESSGPPEVDLTALRDPSLPVDRYVTNLLANASEDDIREYQQALRKVKNRTSTDLQQNVYQNRTQFIRISQEADKLKGEMKTLRSLMAELTTALGQTAIGDSPNPMSPTLDERASKRSNRSSVANLESMWNVQLQTLWKTVEGSQKFLPMVPGRHIVLETGNWAELDSATWKPRRPVHLVLLNDHLLVAAKKRKRVDQSNPNHRGPVPTKLIAEECWPLQDIDMIDLGANLTGSAREEAEDRGITNAVCVRVGSKPFTYRHDKRNSTAKSELLATFRKTVEDLRRTLRSETEAAGKNGESLGFMSAINSRNSLLCSPKLDLSENTDNPRDRPEVRIDVDGKQQNLRWVDSQVDELDIDIALQRFEEAVSNIDRLRKLARGLKGNAVAQDVINTKVDERAAKLAGILSRSLVDTHGFPVATKTNVVWLTRLGFEDQARESYLKARSDVISKRIRTYQQCFPSVMTSACIKWAKHHLDAFNALLTRQLSSVQRGATVWQNCINIVHEQAGILAEVGVDFTDLVAKELELTEEEKAARPEMTRSESLIMGLADAASFFNMYGH is encoded by the exons ATGGATGGCCGGGGACTCACTCTTCGCAGCAAAAATCGCCGCCCCCGTCCCCAGATTAGTGCGCCGAAACCCATATCGGGCCCGCTACCCCAGAATCACCAGCCCgcagcttctggctctggcacTGCTTCGTCGGGCTCCGGATCGCGCGACTATGCGTCGTCAAATCATGCGACGTCGGATCTAGTCAAGCGAAGATATTCCACACGTTTCAATCAAGTTCCTGATTTTGACGGCGCCCCTCCGGTTCCGAGTGTACCGCAAGTTCCCTCCGCATATGCAGGGCTTGGGCCCCCGCAGCCTAGCAGAAAACAGTCGGCTGAATCCTCAGGGCCTCCCGAAGTTGATCTAACTGCCCTACGGGATCCAAGTTTACCAGTTGATCGAT ATGTGACCAACCTGCTCGCAAATGCCTCCGAAGATGATATCAGAGAATACCAACAGGCCCTCAGAAAGGTCAAGAACCGCACTTCGACCGACCTTCAACAGAATGTGTATCAAAACCGCACCCAATTCATCCGTATCAGTCAGGAGGCGGACAAGCTCAAAGGAGAGATGAAGACTCTTCGCTCTTTGATGGCTGAACTCACTACTGCCTTGGGACAAACAGCTATTGGGGATTCGCCGAACCCCATGTCTCCTACTTTGGATGAGCGAGCATCAAAGCGCAGCAATCGCAGCTCCGTCGCCAATCTGGAGAGCATGTGGAACGTTCAGCTCCAGACGTTATGGAAAACTGTCGAAGGCTCACAGAAGTTCCTGCCCATGGTTCCTGGTCGGCATATTGTGCTAGAAACTGGAAACTGGGCGGAACTTGACTCTGCTACTTGGAAACCAAGACGCCCGGTTCATCTCGTGCTTCTAAACGATCACCTTTTAGTCGCAGCCAAGAAGCGAAAAAGAGTCGACCAGAGTAACCCGAACCACCGCGGTCCAGTCCCAACTAAGCTGATTGCGGAGGAATGTTGGCCGCTGCAGGATATTGATATGATTGACCTGGGCGCCAACTTGACTGGATCTGCTCGCGAAGAGGCCGAAGATCGTGGTATCACGAATGCTGTCTGCGTTCGCGTCGGCTCGAAGCCCTTTACATATCGTCATGACAAACGAAATAGCACCGCCAAGAGTGAACTTTTGGCGACATTCAGGAAAACTGTAGAGGACCTGCGGCGGACTTTACGCTCAGAAACCGAGGCAGCTGGGAAGAACGGCGAGTCTCTTGGGTTTATGAGTGCCATAAACTCCAGGAACTCGTTGTTATGTTCGCCGAAATTGGACCTCAGTGAGAATACAGACAACCCCCGCGACAGGCCTGAAGTCCGCATTGACGTTGATGGAAAGCAACAGAACTTGCGCTGGGTCGACAGCCAGGTGGATGAACTCGACATTGATATCGCGCTTCAGAGATTCGAAGAAGCTGTCTCAAACATTGACCGACTGCGCAAATTGGCCCGTGGCCTCAAAGGAAATGCCGTCGCGCAGGATGTAATCAACACCAAGGTCGATGAACGAGCTGCGAAACTGGCAGGCATACTTTCACGGTCTCTGGTTGATACTCACGGGTTCCCAGTAGCGACGAAAACAAACGTCGTCTGGCTCACCCGACTCGGTTTTGAGGACCAAGCTCGAGAATCCTACCTCAAAGCTCGCTCCGATGTCATCTCCAAACGAATCCG CACCTACCAACAATGCTTCCCCTCCGTCATGACAAGCGCCTGCATAAAATGGGCTAAGCACCACCTCGACGCTTTCAACGCCCTCCTAACGCGCCAACTAAGCAGCGTCCAACGCGGTGCAACTGTATGGCAAAATTGCATCAATATCGTCCACGAACAGGCTGGCATCCTGGCTGAAGTTGGCGTCGATTTTACAGACTTGGTTgcgaaggagctggaactgactgaggaagagaaagctgcGAGACCAGAGATGACAAGGTCAGAATCACTAATTATGGGCTTGGCGGATGCGGCTA gcttcttcaacatgtaCGGCCACTAG